In a single window of the Micromonospora sp. WMMD1155 genome:
- a CDS encoding MmcQ/YjbR family DNA-binding protein: MPSWDDVRRIALALPETTERPSYDGLPAWRVRDKMFVWERPLRRADLDALGASAPDGPLLGVRVIDLGVKEALLADDPSIYLTTPHLDGYPAVLVRLDRISLAELTEVVTEAWYARAPKRLAAAHRADRGPTDG, encoded by the coding sequence ATGCCCAGTTGGGATGACGTACGCCGGATCGCCCTCGCCCTTCCGGAGACCACCGAGCGGCCGTCCTACGACGGGCTGCCGGCCTGGCGGGTACGCGACAAGATGTTCGTCTGGGAGCGACCGCTGCGTCGGGCTGACCTCGACGCCCTCGGCGCGTCCGCTCCCGACGGCCCGCTCCTCGGCGTCCGGGTGATCGACCTCGGCGTCAAGGAGGCCCTGCTCGCCGACGACCCGTCGATCTACCTCACCACTCCGCACCTCGACGGCTATCCGGCGGTGCTGGTCCGACTCGACCGGATCAGCCTGGCCGAGTTGACCGAGGTGGTCACCGAGGCGTGGTACGCCCGCGCCCCGAAGCGGCTCGCCGCCGCCCACCGCGCCGACCGGGGGCCCACCGACGGCTAG